The following are encoded in a window of Desulfosporosinus sp. Sb-LF genomic DNA:
- a CDS encoding BMC domain-containing protein, translating to MSGADEFDRKRIIQEYVPGKQVTLAHIIASPVQEIYERLGIEETGAIGISTLTPSETAIIAADIATKTSDIEIGFLDRFTGSLVISGDVASVEAAMMAINDTLEKLLGFTPAKITRT from the coding sequence ATGAGTGGGGCCGATGAATTTGATCGAAAACGTATTATCCAGGAATATGTGCCCGGCAAGCAAGTCACGCTGGCTCACATCATAGCTTCGCCCGTACAAGAGATTTATGAACGCCTGGGAATTGAAGAAACAGGAGCGATTGGAATTTCGACCCTCACTCCGAGTGAGACGGCAATAATAGCAGCCGATATTGCCACGAAGACATCGGACATCGAGATCGGTTTTCTAGATCGTTTTACAGGATCGCTGGTCATATCTGGTGATGTAGCAAGTGTAGAGGCAGCTATGATGGCCATTAATGACACCTTGGAAAAGCTGTTAGGCTTCACGCCTGCCAAAATAACACGCACATGA